The Stigmatella ashevillena genomic sequence CGCGTTCGGCAGGCGTCGTCTCGCGTGCCGCGCGCAGGGCGTGTGCGTGCCGGGCTTGGAGTCCTTCCAAGGAGAAGCTGGCGTGCAGCTCCTGGCGAGAGTCGGCGCCGCCCATGAGGTACTCCTTCAATCTCACGAGGGTGTTGAAGTCGGTAGGGTTGTCGACGCGCACGCGGCCCTCTGCGAGGGCCTCCTCGAAGCCGAGGAGGTAGCCGTCAATCATCTTCAGGGCGTCGTCCTTGGAGACGGCGATGGCGTTAGCGCGCAGCTCGATGAGCTTCTGGTCCGCCTTGGTGGCGATGCGAGTCTTGGCCTCCTCTCGGCGGCGCAGGCAGTTGTGCTCCCTGGAGTAGTTGGCGATGAGGGAGGTGGCGACGCCGAAGCGCTCGGCCAGTTCGCGGTACGAGGCGTAGGACGTCATGGTGGAGCCGTCGGGGAGCGCCTTCACGTCGCCGAAGACGAGGGCCTTGTCGAGCTCGTTACGAGGGAGTGCGGGCTCCTCGGACTTGCGGGGGCGGCCCAACTTGCGCTGCGCGGTAGGAGGTGGGGGAGGTAGCGCTTCGGGAGGCGCGGACGGCGGTGGGGGAAGTAGCGCTTTGGCAGGCGCGGGAGGCGGTGGAGGAGGTAGCGTTTCGGCAGGCACGAGCGGCGCGGGCGGCGGCGGAGGAGGTAGCGCTTCGGCAGGCGCGGGCGGTGCGGGCGAGGCGAGTTGTGCGGGCAGCGGCGTAGGACGCGCTTCGGCGGGCGCCAGCATCGCGCGTGGGGAGTCCGCGAGGAGGCGCTTGCGGCGGCCGAGGCAGTCGTGGTGCTCGGCGTACCGTGCAATGGCGCTGTGGGCGACGCCGAAGCGCTGAGCCAACTCGCGGAAGGAGGGGAAGCGCCTCTGCACACGGCCTCGCGTGGTGGGCGCCTCCTCGCCCTCGACGAGGAGTCGGTCCACGGTGTCCGGGGGGAACCGGGGGCCTTCTGCCTTGGTGGGGCGCCCCAGCTTCTTGAGGGGCTTCTTCTGGGCCATACCTTGCCTCAGCCGCCTCCGGAGGGCGGGGCCACCGCGTCGCCAGCCTGGGCGCGCAGGCGCTGCATCAGCCGCGTGCGCTGGCGCTTCAGCCGCTGGTATGTTCTCTCGGCCTCGGAGGTGTCGCCGTCGACGAGGCGGCGGACATAGGCGCGCAGCTTCTCGCGGCGGACGACGGTGGCCATGAGGACGTCGACGTCGCTGCGAGGAAGGGTGGCCCGGGCTAGGTGCACCAGCACGGCGTCGCGCTTCACGAAGCTGGGGCGGACGCTGGGCCGCTTGGGGCTTTCTACCGGCGCGGCGCTGCGTGCGTCGGGCAGCCACTCGGCGAGCTGGGCCTGCGTGTACGTCTCGTGCTGCTCGGCGCGCTCCTTGCGCAAGTAGCGGAACACCTCGCGCGCCGTCTGTTGGCGCAGGCGGACGGCCGTCCAGTCCCCCCATCGAGAGAGGGGGAAGGCGCGTGAGACGGAGAGGAAGGTGGAGAGGACGAGCTGGTCCAGGTCCTCCCTGGGCAGTGTGTTGGCGAGAAGGCGGCGACGAAGGCGACGCAACATGGGGGCGTAGGCGGAGACGAGGGATGCCGTCCAAGCGGGGCTGGAGGAGGCCTGCATTTCGGCCACCAGGGCCCGGGAGAGGGCCTCCCGCTCCGGGTAGGTTTCCTCGCGCGCGTCAGCCAATGCGGTCAGCACTGATTCGAGGGTGGCATGGCGCGCGAAGGCCGACTGCTGCGTGCGTGCCGCCGCGAAGAGGGCTTGGTGCCGAGGAGAGAGCGCCTCCACACGTAGCAGGCCCAAGAGGTGGGCGAAGAAGTCACTCACCGGGGTCGTGCCTCCCACCACTCGCGCACCAACTCGAGGAAGTCTTCCAACGGCATGGCGACGAGGGGCGGCTGGTGGTCGTCCTTGCACACGGCCAGGGGCCAGCGCCCCGCCGGGCACGTCTCTACCGCCTGCCGCAGGGCCTCTCGGAGGTTGGTGCGCTGGTGGGCCTTTGCTTCCAGCCAGAAGCACGGCACTTCGACGTCGGACACCTCCTGGCCGGAGCGGTACTGGAGGCCGCGGCGGATGAGGGCCTCGGGCATGGCCTCGCGGAAGCGGTGGACGAGCGTCCGTTCCCACTCCGCGCCCTTGCGACGGGAGGAGGCGCCGCTCACGAGACACCTCCCGACTCCTCTAGCAGGCGCTCCAGGTGGCCGCCTCGGGACATGCGGATGGCCAGGCACCGTGCCACCTCCAGCGCACAGCGAGCGTCGGCCATGGCGCGGTGAGGCGTAGGCCGGTGGAGGCCGAAGCGCTTGGCCAGGGCGTTGAGGGAGAGGGACTCCACCTCACCTGTGGCCAGCAGCGGCCAAGCGAGGCTGGCGGTGTCGAGGCGGTGGTAGTCGACGCTGGGCAGGGGCAGTTCAGTGCGGCGGTAGCCCTCGACGAGGAAGCCCCAGTCGAAGCTGGTGTTGTGGCCGGCTACGAGGGTGCCTGCCACGAGCGGCGTCACGGTGGCGAGGACTTCCTGCAGGGGCAACGCGTCCCGCCACGCCTCGTCGGAGTAGCCGCACACGGCCAGGGACTCGGGGTGGGCGTTGGCCAGCCGGGAGGGCTGCACGCGGGTCTCATACTCGGCCAGCACGTGGAGACTGCGGGCGTCGACGCGGAGGATGGCTACCTCCAGCACTTCGTGCCGGGAGGCGTCCAGGCCCGTCGTCTCCAAGTCGATGAAGGCGAGGGTGCGAAGCTGCGGCGGGAGGCTGGGAAAGAGCGGCGGGTGGAGGAAGGAGACAGGGGTGGTGTGGGAAGCAGGATGAGCGAGCAGCACGATGCGACCTCCTTGGCCCAGAACCTGGGCGAGTGGTGTTTGGCGGCGAGGGAGTCCAGCTCGGCCTTCAAGCTCGTTTCGCAGTTCGCTCATGGCGTGGGCCTCCTGGCCGGTGCAGTGGCGTGTCGCGAGACAGTCATCACACTCTCTCCGAGCGAGACATGAGGTTGAAGCGGGGAGACGGAGTGGCTCCATGCGTGTGTTTCACAGGCGCGGGGCCCGCTCATGGCGACGCCTCCGCGGAGGCCGGACGCTTCACGAAGGACATGACGCGAGAGCCCGGGAAGGCAGACAGGACGCGCACCAGGGTGGCGGCATGCTCGGGGGTGAGTTCCCTCCGAGAATGGCCGGTGTAGGCTGGGACGAGCCACACCTCGCCGTAGGTTTCGGAGGCGAAGCACACCTCGGCGCCGAGAGCCTTGAAGCTGGCGATGTCCTCGTCAGTGAGGCCGCTCAGGACGGAGTGCGGGGCCTCGGCTTGCGGCGCCTTCACATCGAGAGACGGAGCTGGCGGCGAGGGCTTGGAGGTGGGGGCTGGGGCGAGCTTCTTCGAGCCAGCTTCGGTCAGCGGGTGGCCGAACAAGTCCACGGTGGCTGGGGCGGACTTCCCCTGAGTCACGGGGGCAGGTGGCGCGGCTACGTCACGAGGAGGCCGGGCTTGCCCGTTTACCTTCAGCCACTCGGTGCAGGTGCCCACACCGGGCAGGGCGCAGCCACCGCGAGGCCGGTAGTGCAGGCAGCGATTGTCCTCGTCGCGGACGTACGCTTCACACGTCACGCCGGGAGGGCGTTGAAGAGCAGGGGTGGGCTGGAGGTGGTGTGTAAGGGCCATGCGCGGATGTCGGCGGCGCGTGATTGCCGATACATCCTAAAAGCACCCCATCCCGTCGATTTGGGACAGGAAATCATTTCGCCAGAATTTATTTTTGATTTTCGCTGAGCAGCGAGGGGGCGGACGTTGTGTCTTCGCCCGAGGTGCGCTACCTCAAGCCTCAGAGTCGCCCACGCCCTGTGGACAGTGTGGACAGCCTGTGGACGGGCTCCTGTCCACGGAAACTGCGAGTGATTGCAGGGGGATAGGTGGCTGTGGACAGTGTGGACAGGTTTTGAAGAGTACCCCTACGTATGCGTGCGCGCACGCGTATTGAATATTCAATATGGGCGCGCACGCATACGTGTGTCTCCCTATAAAAGCTGTCCACACTGTCCACAGTGAGTATTTCAATAGAGAAATCATGGAGATAAGTGTGGACAGAGAGCTGTCCACACCTGTCCACGCTGTCCACACCCGTTCGCCAAGTGAAGCTGGCGTGGCTGTGTGTGAAGGCACATGCGAAGCGGGCAGGTGTGGTGGCCGGACGCGGTATGGCCCAGGCCTATGAATGGCCGCAGGAGGACCAGAAACTGCCTCTATGCGCGCGAAAGAGGAATGGGGGCTGCCCTGTTGAGGCGGAGGCCTTTCGTGTCATCTGCGGCCTTCCAGAGTCGCATCGCTCACCGGCATGCGGCGCGCAAGCCGCGATTTCTGCCGGGTGCGCGCCTGTGGAACGAGGGGCGATGAGACTGCGAGGAAAAGAGGGTTCACTGGCTGCACGTCCGAATGCACATACAGCCCATCCCCTCGAAGACGGAAGCCGAGAGGCGGCGCGCTGGCATGAAAGTAGCAGGGCGCAGCCGTGTTGCTGACTTCAAGGCGGCCTGGGTGTCTTCATTGAAGAATCGGATGCGATGGAAGTGTCGCTGAAGCCGTGGCTGTCTGAGGATTGGGAATTCAGAGGGGATTGAAACGCTGTGGGGAAACTGCGTGAATTCCAGACCCGACGAGGGGGGTGGATTTGTTGTGATTGGCTTGATTCTGACGGTGGCTCGGGTGGGCTAATGCGTCGTTCAGAGTGGGCGTGGCCTGCGCTGTGGGAGTGGTGTCCTGACTTTCTTGGGCACTCCGCGTTCCCGTTTCCGGGCCTCCAGTTGGAAGGGCGCTCGTCCGTTACTCTAACGGAGGCTTGGGAGCGGCTTGGACGCGCGTGTAGCGCTCTCTCTTCCTTCGACTGACTCGCCGCAGCCCCAGCCCCAATGCTCCCGCAGAAGACGGGAACGCCTCGGAGGCGCTGGCGCTATTTCCTAAACGGGGCTCGCTCTTCTCTCCCCACTCGCCTGGCTTTTCCCGCGTGCTGAGCGCAGGGCCAGGGCGGCATACATCTGTGAGTCGTAACTGGAATGCTCTTCATCGAGAGCTGAGCGTG encodes the following:
- a CDS encoding AT hook motif domain protein, with protein sequence MAQKKPLKKLGRPTKAEGPRFPPDTVDRLLVEGEEAPTTRGRVQRRFPSFRELAQRFGVAHSAIARYAEHHDCLGRRKRLLADSPRAMLAPAEARPTPLPAQLASPAPPAPAEALPPPPPPAPLVPAETLPPPPPPAPAKALLPPPPSAPPEALPPPPPTAQRKLGRPRKSEEPALPRNELDKALVFGDVKALPDGSTMTSYASYRELAERFGVATSLIANYSREHNCLRRREEAKTRIATKADQKLIELRANAIAVSKDDALKMIDGYLLGFEEALAEGRVRVDNPTDFNTLVRLKEYLMGGADSRQELHASFSLEGLQARHAHALRAARETTPAERGEVDAEVVESDDDSLVASPSHVAAPDEPA
- a CDS encoding 3'-5' exonuclease; the encoded protein is MLLAHPASHTTPVSFLHPPLFPSLPPQLRTLAFIDLETTGLDASRHEVLEVAILRVDARSLHVLAEYETRVQPSRLANAHPESLAVCGYSDEAWRDALPLQEVLATVTPLVAGTLVAGHNTSFDWGFLVEGYRRTELPLPSVDYHRLDTASLAWPLLATGEVESLSLNALAKRFGLHRPTPHRAMADARCALEVARCLAIRMSRGGHLERLLEESGGVS